AGCAAAATTAAATCATTGGTACAAAAGAAAGTATAGTACAAAATTAGATTGGCAGGCAAAATGTAAAACTTGATcaagtatattaaaatataaacttaaaTGCAAACAAAACATTGTTAAACAGTGACAATGCaataaaattgttgttgttgttattcaaccTCAATCAACAGTGACTGAGCAGATTTTTCCAGCCTTGGGGGGAATATGTATCTAGGCCTACaatatttaatgtgtccttttgCTTTTTAAGATGACTATCTCACATGGGAAATTTGATACAGAGCTTCCAAACCAGTAGGCAAGGTCAAGACAGTTGACAGTGAATAATGATAGACATAAGaatgttatattaaatatttgttcaATAAAGTAAGACACAGCAAAGGTAAACTACACAATAACTAGAAAAacaaatatgcattatatatattattatgtgtgtgtatacatacacacgtatatgtgtacttatatttattttctattatacatattctacttattgtataacattactattttatgtacactccttcatgtacactgttttaccctacattattatgtttaacctaatagtttcttatgtggtggtttaataaagtatgtggttgagtattatctggtaattgatatttgatttcgatgtatttctccattttcttattttgtatatatatatatatatatatataaatatggtattataagttcagcaaaaatttagattcagagggtatatatctaccctctttgtaatggaataagtataaaaatgaacattgtcaatttaattttaaaaattccatatatgcctgaagagtgctctacattttaaaactgatgtaatacttacattgtttaattaaatgaagtagcatgaaacaattgtactacactacctttggatatccttgttgcttattttgagtatatatatataaatataataggatGGTCAGGTCAGAGGGAATGTTTAAGCTGGCAGAAGtgtaataattgtgtgtgtatgtttgtgtgtgttatataagttTAATTAGAATATCAACCAAAGGGGCAGTCATCAGTTTTTAAACTGGATCCACCATAATCTGTCTAGtaagggaaaaaggaaaaaaaaacctccaaaaactagataatatttatgtttgcatggaTTTCAAGAGAAGTTGTCCAGACCTGCTGAAATCCTACATGGCTACAAcaggggtctctctctctctctctcacacacacacacacacacatgaataatgcttatattatttaaaatacaaatgAATTTGCTCTGAAGACCATTCTAACAGAGACAAACATTACATTAAAAGCTGATGAACAATAAAGGTTAACATTTAAACAAATGTTTGAAAGCCCTTGTTAATaatgtttctataaatattaaGGAACTATATGACAAAATTTGagcaaataaacaaaatgataatGAGGTTCAATGTTCCAAAGGAGTTTTGTTAGTAGACATTGGTGTCATAACCTTTCATTGCCCCATACCTCTGTGGTGAAAAGTATAAAGAGGCCGCAGGTTCTAGAGAAGGTGCAGATGGTACAGTTTGAGGTTCTGTTGAATATGGTTGTGGCATTGGAAATGTTGGTTGAGATATGCCATAATGCATAGCAAGTGGATTTGCTTGTGGTGTTGGATGGCTTGTTTTCTGGGTCTTACAAGCTGGATGGTTCATACTGTCAACCTCAGAATTGTAACAGTCTGTACAGAGAAAGATTCCCACCCAAGATGTGATGGCTAAACTTATAAtggaaacaacagcaataaaaggaTATGTCGGCATGGAGAAAAATGATGGTCTTTCATTAGTTTctggaaggaaaagagagaaaaaaaaagaaataattacttgAATCATCAGATTTAACAAATTCAGTAGATATCAACAAATTGTCCCATCCGTGATGCAGATTTACGCCAATGGGTAAATGTTGTctatagaatacaatgtaacaaatgcaacaagttctatgtgggtagcacaacaaGACCTTTACACTTtcgcatcaaagaacatctgaacacgAGAGCCTCCTCtttcagaaaacatctagacagatgccggaacaccgacaaaagcataacagtcacaattgaggccaatgaaagaaatttggtcaatttaagaattaaggaagctatactcatacacagactaggaccccaaattaacaacaggctgaaggttggtaatcaatatattatttagctacatctggatgCGTGTTGGTTCATTTTTGATATGCTCATCTATTgtttataacaaaacaaaaagagaagaggaaaaaaagggggggaaggaagctgcatgtataatacataacttagaaacAGCGCCACAGAAGTACCAACACACACGAAATTGAGACATGGCCAACCTcatgcacttctcatgaggaattccggaaggagctgTGTGAGACCACTACTGAGAGACTTCCGAAAAAAGAaaagccgttggaaaaccgattatagcagcgactccatctaagaatatctgaagaaggaattgtaTTCTGAAATATCATCGGACTAGGgataactaaattacaacaggtacagagtccattttttgtattatagtgcattgtacCATTcaacactttttattctttataaataaaattaaatatattatttctattatttacgAATTCTTGTTGAGTTTGTAGCAGGAATATTAGcagattcccaaacatcaactCATTACCTTGGAATTGATCTTGAATCACTCTATTCAGATGTGAGAGCAAGTGTCAACACCCAAACAGGATTTTGTCAGGGATCGATGAAAATAGCAATCAGCTAACCATTCAAGTCTTTGGTGGACACATTAAGAACCAGTTTACATCAGTAGCAGGGCTGACCAACAAAGATACAATAGAACCAGTAGATGCTTAACTTGTTAGAATACCAGTTGTTGTAATTAACATATTGGAATGTCATTAATGATTTTGTCTTTGGTGCTCTTTATCTggacaaacctatttctttactacccacaaggggctaaacacagaggggacaaacaaggacagataaatggattaagtcaattatatcgaccccagtgcataactggtacttatttaatcgaccccaaaaggatgaaaggcaaagttaacctcggcggaatttgaactcagaacgtagcggcagatgaaataccgctaagaattttgccagctcgtcgcctttctgGACAAACcattaagtatatatgtttggtaACTGATAAGTGGTTATGACAAAAAAAGTCATCTTATAGGGGGAACTTACATCAGCCAAATTTGGCTACAAAATTCATCAGCTTTAACAATCCACTTTCATTGCTGATGCACACATTTCTCACAGACAAACACAAGCTGATTCACTTTGTGTAAATTACTTCTTTTTTGTCATTCATTGAAATGACagcatatttttgtatttggacTTCACAcagatttttgtttttctgtcaacCAGCCAAATATTTAGTTGTTACAAGTTAAAATTTACGAAAGAAGACAAATGTGACAGGAAATTCTAAGAAATTAATCCTACACCAGACACAGTGTTCACCAGtggaatataatcaataaaaGACTTTTTATATAAAGATTGAGAATGAAGACATGTTTTCTTTTGAGCAATGTATATAAACTGTTTGTAATGCAGATTTACCAAATActccttgcatacacacacacacacagagaggagagatagacaaacataaaatacctattcctttactacccacaaggggctaaacagaggggacaaacaaggacagacaaacagattgagtcaattacatcgaccccagtgcataactggtacttaatttatcgaccccgaaaggatgaaaggcaaagtcgacctcagcagaatttgaacccagaacataacggcagaagaaatacggatacgcatttcgcccggcgtgctaacgtttctgccaggtcaccgccttatAAAATACAGTTATGTTCAAATGTTGGTATATGTTTACACAACTGAGACCAAGAAGACGGGAATGAGAGAAACTGTTAATCTcataatagaaaatggaaaaaaaaaaagggtacttACCCACATTTGCAGTAACAACTTTTAGTAAAAATAACACATAAAGTAAAAAGTTATTTGTAGCCAtatcttttgtttgtgtgttttggagttgtttgtttttttatatatatatatttctgggaATCTgcagtaaaaatgaaaagaaatattaaaaataataaataatatggatggatggatacatgcataaatgtttacactcatacacatgacaggcctcttttagtttccatcaccTGGCAAATCCACAAACAAGGCTTGGTTTGGCccaggtctatagtagaaaaatTTGTTCAGGGTGCtacatgaaaccatgtggttggcaagtaaAAGCCTGCATTGTACAcaggataaaatataaaaagattctttacttgtttcagtcatttcactatggccatgctggagcatcgcctttagttgagcaaattgaccacaggatttattttttgtaagcctaatatttattctatcagtctcttttgccaaactgctaagttatggggacataaacacaccagcattagttgtcaagtgatgctggggggaacaaacacacacacacacatatatatacacgacggacttcattcagtttccatgtaccaaatccactcacaagaatttggtcggcctgaggatacagtagaagacacttgcccaaggtgtcacacagtgggactgaaatggaaccatgtggtcggcaagcaagctacttaccacacagccactcctgcgc
This DNA window, taken from Octopus sinensis linkage group LG4, ASM634580v1, whole genome shotgun sequence, encodes the following:
- the LOC115210960 gene encoding uncharacterized protein LOC115210960, producing the protein MATNNFLLYVLFLLKVVTANVETNERPSFFSMPTYPFIAVVSIISLAITSWVGIFLCTDCYNSEVDSMNHPACKTQKTSHPTPQANPLAMHYGISQPTFPMPQPYSTEPQTVPSAPSLEPAASLYFSPQRYGAMKGYDTNVY